The following are encoded in a window of Oncorhynchus mykiss isolate Arlee chromosome 11, USDA_OmykA_1.1, whole genome shotgun sequence genomic DNA:
- the prxl2c gene encoding peroxiredoxin-like 2C (The RefSeq protein has 1 substitution compared to this genomic sequence), producing MATDPPITQQITKDHPEIKRPPVNVRLEDVEDCLIYDRHGVSTFFKELYQDRKSVVIFVRNFLCHTCKEYVDDLSRIPAEILKEAGLRLVVIGQSSHHHIESFCSLTGYPHDIYVDPERCIYKRLGMRRGEMSVESAKPSPHVKSGMLVGHMKSMWRAMTSPIFDFQGDPRQQGGAIIVGPGSEVHFAHFDMNRLDHMPINWLLQLSGVQHTLDLSDKPKIIVV from the exons ATGGCGACAGATCCACCTATAACGCAACAAATAACGAAGGATCATCCAGAGATCAAGAGACCACCCGTAAATGTTCGTCTTGAGGATGTAGAGGACTGTTTGATTTATGACCGACATGGAGTCTCAACTTTCTTCAAAGAGTTATACCAAGACAGGAAATCAGTCGTTATTTTTGTTCGG AATTTCTTGTGCCACACCTGCAAAGAATATGTGGATGATTTGAGCAGAATACCAGCGGAAATTCTAAAG GAAGCTGGTCTTAGACTGGTTGTTATTGGACAATCCTCTCATCATCATATTGAG TCATTCTGCTCACTGACTGGCTACACTCATGACATATACGTCGACCCAGAGAGATGCATATACAAAAGactggggatgaggagaggagagatgtctGTGGAATCAG ccaAACCTAGCCCTCATGTGAAGTCAGGTATGCTGGTGGGCCATATGAAGAGCATGTGGAGGGCCATGACCAGCCCTATATTTGACTTCCAGGGAGATCCTCGACAGCAGGGTGGAGCCATAATCGTTGGCCCAG gCTCTGAGGTCCATTTTGCCCATTTTGATATGAACCGGCTGGACCACATGCCCATCAACTGGTTGCTACAGCTGTCCGGAGTACAACACACACTGGACCTCAGTGATAAGCCAAAGATCATTGTTGTGTAG
- the LOC110536343 gene encoding dual specificity protein phosphatase CDC14C isoform X1, producing the protein MKRKSEKRRPESRKKRFAAQREEAEPKSDIYISIISDQLYFAILQQKIKSTADRHFFCIDEELSYENFYADFGPLNLAMFYRFCCKLTKKLKSFTLAKKKIVFYTCGDNKKQANAAYLIGSYAVMHLQKTPEEAYSLLVSRNSTYLSFRDASFGTCMYNLNILDCLRAIYKALQFGWLDFSQFDVEEYEHYERAENGDFNWIIPGKFLAFSGPHPKSKIENGYPLHAPEAYFPYFRKHNITAIVRLNKKMYDAKRFTDMGFEHHDLFFVDGSTPNDAIVRKFLNICENADGAIAVHCKAGLGRTGTLIGCYMMKHYRLTASEAIAWMRICRPGSVIGPQQNFVEDKQISLWSEGDVFREKMNEQENGKLAVTRILSGVDDITINGSNKSRMSKKEEAELYSDDEERNGITQGDKLRALKSKRQARTTTGSLSQEENKIHTRSSSQSLRILLQSSGPDASDNRKRTRTSLPANSVGGSSLCSSRLARSLGSMHVVASDREPVCCESSGCHRDTATNAGSTGNLPNLNMLQAPQKTHCVQRTENSMFFTINALYETMSLHTQS; encoded by the exons ATGAAGCGCAAAAGCGAGAAGAGGCGACCCGAGTCAAGGAAAAAGCGTTTTGCAGCTCAAAGAGAGGAGGCGGAGCCAAAGTCAGATATTTACattagtataatatcag atCAACTGTATTTCGCCATACTGCAGCAGAAGATTAAAAGCACAGCTGACAGACATTTCTTCTGCATAGACGAAGAGCTGTCATATGAGAA cttctaTGCAGACTTTGGCCCGCTCAACCTGGCCATGTTCTATCGCTTTTGTTGCAAACTCACTAAAAAGCTCAAG TCATTCACACTAGCAAAGAAGAAGATAGTCTTCTATACCTGTGGAGATAATAAGAAACAAGCCAATGCTGCCTATCTTATTGGTTCATATGCA GTGATGCATTTGCAGAAGACGCCAGAGGAAGCCTACAGTCTACTGGTGTCCAGGAACTCTACCTACCTGTccttcag AGATGCCTCTTTTGGAACTTGTATGTACAATCTGAACATTCTAGACTGCCTGCGCGCCATATACAAG GCTCTGCAGTTTGGCTGGCTTGATTTCTCCCAGTTTGATGTGGAGGAATACGAGCATTATGAG AGAGCAGAAAATGGAGATTTCAACTGGATTATTCCTGGGAAGTTCCTAGCGTTCAGCGGCCCTCATCCAAAAAGCAAAATAGAGAACG GTTACCCTCTCCATGCCCCCGAGGCCTACTTTCCTTATTTCAGGAAACACAACATCACAGCCATCGTCCGTCTCAACAAGAAGATGTACGATGCCAAGCGCTTCACTGACATGGGCTTCGAGCACCACGACCTCTTCTTCGTGGACGGAAGCACGCCAAATGACGCCATCGTCAGAAAGTTCCTCAACATCTGTGAGAATGCAGATGGAGCTATCGCTGTTCACTGCAAAG CGGGTCTGGGTCGAACAGGCACTCTGATAGGCTGTTACATGATGAAGCACTACCGCCTGACTGCGTCTGAGGCCATTGCCTGGATGAGGATCTGCCGGCCAGGATCAGTCATCGGACCACAACAAAACTTTGTGGAAGA TAAGCAGATCAGCTTGTGGTCGGAGGGAGATGTTTTCCGGGAGAAGATGAACGAGCAGGAGAACGGCAAGCTGGCCGTCACCAGAATCCTGTCGGGGGTTGATGACATCACTATCAACGGCAGCAACAAAAGCAGGATGTCCAAAAAGGAAGAGGCAGAACTG TATAGTGACGATGAGGAGAGGAATGGCATCACCCAGGGTGATAAACTGCGAGCCCTGAAGAGCAAGAGGCAGGCGAGAACAACCACAGGTTCCCTTTC ACAAGAAGAGAACAAGATTCACACCAGGTCCTCATCACAGTCTTTAAG GATTCTCCTGCAGTCTAGTGGGCCTGATGCCTCAGACAATAGGAAGAGAACCAGAACCTCGCTGCCTGCCAACAGTGTGGGGGGCAG CTCCCTGTGCAGCTCCAGACTAGCCAGGTCTCTAGGCAGCATGCATGTAGTGGCCAGCGACAGAGAGCCTGTGTGCTGTGAGTCCAGTGGCTGCCATAGAGACACAGCCACCAACGCAGGCAGCACAGGCAACCTGCCCAACCTAAACATGCTGCAGGCCCCTCAGAAG ACGCACTGTGTCCAGAGGACGGAAAACTCGATGTTCTTTACAATCAATGCGCTTTACGAGACTATG TCACTCCATACCCAAAGCTAG
- the LOC110536343 gene encoding dual specificity protein phosphatase CDC14C isoform X4, translated as MKRKSEKRRPESRKKRFAAQREEAEPKSDIYISIISDQLYFAILQQKIKSTADRHFFCIDEELSYENFYADFGPLNLAMFYRFCCKLTKKLKSFTLAKKKIVFYTCGDNKKQANAAYLIGSYAVMHLQKTPEEAYSLLVSRNSTYLSFRDASFGTCMYNLNILDCLRAIYKALQFGWLDFSQFDVEEYEHYERAENGDFNWIIPGKFLAFSGPHPKSKIENGYPLHAPEAYFPYFRKHNITAIVRLNKKMYDAKRFTDMGFEHHDLFFVDGSTPNDAIVRKFLNICENADGAIAVHCKAGLGRTGTLIGCYMMKHYRLTASEAIAWMRICRPGSVIGPQQNFVEDKQISLWSEGDVFREKMNEQENGKLAVTRILSGVDDITINGSNKSRMSKKEEAELYSDDEERNGITQGDKLRALKSKRQARTTTGSLSQEENKIHTRSSSQSLRILLQSSGPDASDNRKRTRTSLPANSVGGRRTVSRGRKTRCSLQSMRFTRLCHSIPKARAPLLR; from the exons ATGAAGCGCAAAAGCGAGAAGAGGCGACCCGAGTCAAGGAAAAAGCGTTTTGCAGCTCAAAGAGAGGAGGCGGAGCCAAAGTCAGATATTTACattagtataatatcag atCAACTGTATTTCGCCATACTGCAGCAGAAGATTAAAAGCACAGCTGACAGACATTTCTTCTGCATAGACGAAGAGCTGTCATATGAGAA cttctaTGCAGACTTTGGCCCGCTCAACCTGGCCATGTTCTATCGCTTTTGTTGCAAACTCACTAAAAAGCTCAAG TCATTCACACTAGCAAAGAAGAAGATAGTCTTCTATACCTGTGGAGATAATAAGAAACAAGCCAATGCTGCCTATCTTATTGGTTCATATGCA GTGATGCATTTGCAGAAGACGCCAGAGGAAGCCTACAGTCTACTGGTGTCCAGGAACTCTACCTACCTGTccttcag AGATGCCTCTTTTGGAACTTGTATGTACAATCTGAACATTCTAGACTGCCTGCGCGCCATATACAAG GCTCTGCAGTTTGGCTGGCTTGATTTCTCCCAGTTTGATGTGGAGGAATACGAGCATTATGAG AGAGCAGAAAATGGAGATTTCAACTGGATTATTCCTGGGAAGTTCCTAGCGTTCAGCGGCCCTCATCCAAAAAGCAAAATAGAGAACG GTTACCCTCTCCATGCCCCCGAGGCCTACTTTCCTTATTTCAGGAAACACAACATCACAGCCATCGTCCGTCTCAACAAGAAGATGTACGATGCCAAGCGCTTCACTGACATGGGCTTCGAGCACCACGACCTCTTCTTCGTGGACGGAAGCACGCCAAATGACGCCATCGTCAGAAAGTTCCTCAACATCTGTGAGAATGCAGATGGAGCTATCGCTGTTCACTGCAAAG CGGGTCTGGGTCGAACAGGCACTCTGATAGGCTGTTACATGATGAAGCACTACCGCCTGACTGCGTCTGAGGCCATTGCCTGGATGAGGATCTGCCGGCCAGGATCAGTCATCGGACCACAACAAAACTTTGTGGAAGA TAAGCAGATCAGCTTGTGGTCGGAGGGAGATGTTTTCCGGGAGAAGATGAACGAGCAGGAGAACGGCAAGCTGGCCGTCACCAGAATCCTGTCGGGGGTTGATGACATCACTATCAACGGCAGCAACAAAAGCAGGATGTCCAAAAAGGAAGAGGCAGAACTG TATAGTGACGATGAGGAGAGGAATGGCATCACCCAGGGTGATAAACTGCGAGCCCTGAAGAGCAAGAGGCAGGCGAGAACAACCACAGGTTCCCTTTC ACAAGAAGAGAACAAGATTCACACCAGGTCCTCATCACAGTCTTTAAG GATTCTCCTGCAGTCTAGTGGGCCTGATGCCTCAGACAATAGGAAGAGAACCAGAACCTCGCTGCCTGCCAACAGTGTGGGGGGCAG ACGCACTGTGTCCAGAGGACGGAAAACTCGATGTTCTTTACAATCAATGCGCTTTACGAGACTATG TCACTCCATACCCAAAGCTAGAGCTCCTCTACTGCGCTGA
- the LOC110536343 gene encoding dual specificity protein phosphatase CDC14C isoform X3, with translation MKRKSEKRRPESRKKRFAAQREEAEPKSDIYISIISDQLYFAILQQKIKSTADRHFFCIDEELSYENFYADFGPLNLAMFYRFCCKLTKKLKSFTLAKKKIVFYTCGDNKKQANAAYLIGSYAVMHLQKTPEEAYSLLVSRNSTYLSFRDASFGTCMYNLNILDCLRAIYKALQFGWLDFSQFDVEEYEHYERAENGDFNWIIPGKFLAFSGPHPKSKIENGYPLHAPEAYFPYFRKHNITAIVRLNKKMYDAKRFTDMGFEHHDLFFVDGSTPNDAIVRKFLNICENADGAIAVHCKAGLGRTGTLIGCYMMKHYRLTASEAIAWMRICRPGSVIGPQQNFVEDKQISLWSEGDVFREKMNEQENGKLAVTRILSGVDDITINGSNKSRMSKKEEAELYSDDEERNGITQGDKLRALKSKRQARTTTGSLSQEENKIHTRSSSQSLRILLQSSGPDASDNRKRTRTSLPANSVGGSSLCSSRLARSLGSMHVVASDREPVCCESSGCHRDTATNAGSTGNLPNLNMLQAPQKSLHTQS, from the exons ATGAAGCGCAAAAGCGAGAAGAGGCGACCCGAGTCAAGGAAAAAGCGTTTTGCAGCTCAAAGAGAGGAGGCGGAGCCAAAGTCAGATATTTACattagtataatatcag atCAACTGTATTTCGCCATACTGCAGCAGAAGATTAAAAGCACAGCTGACAGACATTTCTTCTGCATAGACGAAGAGCTGTCATATGAGAA cttctaTGCAGACTTTGGCCCGCTCAACCTGGCCATGTTCTATCGCTTTTGTTGCAAACTCACTAAAAAGCTCAAG TCATTCACACTAGCAAAGAAGAAGATAGTCTTCTATACCTGTGGAGATAATAAGAAACAAGCCAATGCTGCCTATCTTATTGGTTCATATGCA GTGATGCATTTGCAGAAGACGCCAGAGGAAGCCTACAGTCTACTGGTGTCCAGGAACTCTACCTACCTGTccttcag AGATGCCTCTTTTGGAACTTGTATGTACAATCTGAACATTCTAGACTGCCTGCGCGCCATATACAAG GCTCTGCAGTTTGGCTGGCTTGATTTCTCCCAGTTTGATGTGGAGGAATACGAGCATTATGAG AGAGCAGAAAATGGAGATTTCAACTGGATTATTCCTGGGAAGTTCCTAGCGTTCAGCGGCCCTCATCCAAAAAGCAAAATAGAGAACG GTTACCCTCTCCATGCCCCCGAGGCCTACTTTCCTTATTTCAGGAAACACAACATCACAGCCATCGTCCGTCTCAACAAGAAGATGTACGATGCCAAGCGCTTCACTGACATGGGCTTCGAGCACCACGACCTCTTCTTCGTGGACGGAAGCACGCCAAATGACGCCATCGTCAGAAAGTTCCTCAACATCTGTGAGAATGCAGATGGAGCTATCGCTGTTCACTGCAAAG CGGGTCTGGGTCGAACAGGCACTCTGATAGGCTGTTACATGATGAAGCACTACCGCCTGACTGCGTCTGAGGCCATTGCCTGGATGAGGATCTGCCGGCCAGGATCAGTCATCGGACCACAACAAAACTTTGTGGAAGA TAAGCAGATCAGCTTGTGGTCGGAGGGAGATGTTTTCCGGGAGAAGATGAACGAGCAGGAGAACGGCAAGCTGGCCGTCACCAGAATCCTGTCGGGGGTTGATGACATCACTATCAACGGCAGCAACAAAAGCAGGATGTCCAAAAAGGAAGAGGCAGAACTG TATAGTGACGATGAGGAGAGGAATGGCATCACCCAGGGTGATAAACTGCGAGCCCTGAAGAGCAAGAGGCAGGCGAGAACAACCACAGGTTCCCTTTC ACAAGAAGAGAACAAGATTCACACCAGGTCCTCATCACAGTCTTTAAG GATTCTCCTGCAGTCTAGTGGGCCTGATGCCTCAGACAATAGGAAGAGAACCAGAACCTCGCTGCCTGCCAACAGTGTGGGGGGCAG CTCCCTGTGCAGCTCCAGACTAGCCAGGTCTCTAGGCAGCATGCATGTAGTGGCCAGCGACAGAGAGCCTGTGTGCTGTGAGTCCAGTGGCTGCCATAGAGACACAGCCACCAACGCAGGCAGCACAGGCAACCTGCCCAACCTAAACATGCTGCAGGCCCCTCAGAAG TCACTCCATACCCAAAGCTAG
- the LOC110536343 gene encoding dual specificity protein phosphatase CDC14C isoform X2 translates to MTEDNVTSKSIEIVKDQLYFAILQQKIKSTADRHFFCIDEELSYENFYADFGPLNLAMFYRFCCKLTKKLKSFTLAKKKIVFYTCGDNKKQANAAYLIGSYAVMHLQKTPEEAYSLLVSRNSTYLSFRDASFGTCMYNLNILDCLRAIYKALQFGWLDFSQFDVEEYEHYERAENGDFNWIIPGKFLAFSGPHPKSKIENGYPLHAPEAYFPYFRKHNITAIVRLNKKMYDAKRFTDMGFEHHDLFFVDGSTPNDAIVRKFLNICENADGAIAVHCKAGLGRTGTLIGCYMMKHYRLTASEAIAWMRICRPGSVIGPQQNFVEDKQISLWSEGDVFREKMNEQENGKLAVTRILSGVDDITINGSNKSRMSKKEEAELYSDDEERNGITQGDKLRALKSKRQARTTTGSLSQEENKIHTRSSSQSLRILLQSSGPDASDNRKRTRTSLPANSVGGSSLCSSRLARSLGSMHVVASDREPVCCESSGCHRDTATNAGSTGNLPNLNMLQAPQKTHCVQRTENSMFFTINALYETMSLHTQS, encoded by the exons ATGACCGAGGACAATGTCACAAGTAAAAGCATTGAAATCGTCAAAG atCAACTGTATTTCGCCATACTGCAGCAGAAGATTAAAAGCACAGCTGACAGACATTTCTTCTGCATAGACGAAGAGCTGTCATATGAGAA cttctaTGCAGACTTTGGCCCGCTCAACCTGGCCATGTTCTATCGCTTTTGTTGCAAACTCACTAAAAAGCTCAAG TCATTCACACTAGCAAAGAAGAAGATAGTCTTCTATACCTGTGGAGATAATAAGAAACAAGCCAATGCTGCCTATCTTATTGGTTCATATGCA GTGATGCATTTGCAGAAGACGCCAGAGGAAGCCTACAGTCTACTGGTGTCCAGGAACTCTACCTACCTGTccttcag AGATGCCTCTTTTGGAACTTGTATGTACAATCTGAACATTCTAGACTGCCTGCGCGCCATATACAAG GCTCTGCAGTTTGGCTGGCTTGATTTCTCCCAGTTTGATGTGGAGGAATACGAGCATTATGAG AGAGCAGAAAATGGAGATTTCAACTGGATTATTCCTGGGAAGTTCCTAGCGTTCAGCGGCCCTCATCCAAAAAGCAAAATAGAGAACG GTTACCCTCTCCATGCCCCCGAGGCCTACTTTCCTTATTTCAGGAAACACAACATCACAGCCATCGTCCGTCTCAACAAGAAGATGTACGATGCCAAGCGCTTCACTGACATGGGCTTCGAGCACCACGACCTCTTCTTCGTGGACGGAAGCACGCCAAATGACGCCATCGTCAGAAAGTTCCTCAACATCTGTGAGAATGCAGATGGAGCTATCGCTGTTCACTGCAAAG CGGGTCTGGGTCGAACAGGCACTCTGATAGGCTGTTACATGATGAAGCACTACCGCCTGACTGCGTCTGAGGCCATTGCCTGGATGAGGATCTGCCGGCCAGGATCAGTCATCGGACCACAACAAAACTTTGTGGAAGA TAAGCAGATCAGCTTGTGGTCGGAGGGAGATGTTTTCCGGGAGAAGATGAACGAGCAGGAGAACGGCAAGCTGGCCGTCACCAGAATCCTGTCGGGGGTTGATGACATCACTATCAACGGCAGCAACAAAAGCAGGATGTCCAAAAAGGAAGAGGCAGAACTG TATAGTGACGATGAGGAGAGGAATGGCATCACCCAGGGTGATAAACTGCGAGCCCTGAAGAGCAAGAGGCAGGCGAGAACAACCACAGGTTCCCTTTC ACAAGAAGAGAACAAGATTCACACCAGGTCCTCATCACAGTCTTTAAG GATTCTCCTGCAGTCTAGTGGGCCTGATGCCTCAGACAATAGGAAGAGAACCAGAACCTCGCTGCCTGCCAACAGTGTGGGGGGCAG CTCCCTGTGCAGCTCCAGACTAGCCAGGTCTCTAGGCAGCATGCATGTAGTGGCCAGCGACAGAGAGCCTGTGTGCTGTGAGTCCAGTGGCTGCCATAGAGACACAGCCACCAACGCAGGCAGCACAGGCAACCTGCCCAACCTAAACATGCTGCAGGCCCCTCAGAAG ACGCACTGTGTCCAGAGGACGGAAAACTCGATGTTCTTTACAATCAATGCGCTTTACGAGACTATG TCACTCCATACCCAAAGCTAG